The Skermanella pratensis genome has a window encoding:
- a CDS encoding DEAD/DEAH box helicase, whose product MTRPFRRHQEMVSNIVRAIAGRQTDVRDILAAVTPGGGKSLLPVIAAARLIEAGVADRVCWIVPRDSLRLQAEEAFIDPVWRTALGHSLTVRAAENAPDPCRGLQGYVTTYQAVAAAPELHLAEFQRHKYLLAIDELHHLPALSDLDNLINAADETAWSHSILPLLELSAVRLLMSGTLQRTDGKAILWLPYKQPQGARRTREIDFNAESWAIVGYSRRQALAERAVLPVTFGALDGDAEWRDPLSQQRTVDSLSQSGELAHDALFTVLRTEFADSLLRVAYRACRDHRAARRKAMGAGPGDDARGLGKLLVVAPDQATAWRYVESLRSRFPMDLREIMVRAAMSDVADSQEAIAEFRMRPFPAILVTVSMAYEGMDCPEITHIACLTHIRSRPWLEQMIARATRVDPHAGDYDGQSALVYHPDDPMFRSFRHQIETEQGTKARVPKRRAQHALPLDGIDRERVPAITPLHSNATALRFDTVAPGPDFGSPAPPTPADGLQVQPGLPLIEPPSIAEHRLRQRIGQMVAAQVIEDEDAHLIRRNSGYHAYNAILKRVLGKSRAEMTLAELEAAVGWLERNRLSDHSALIDNDPQYRWSSSKRGGTIRLGPHKF is encoded by the coding sequence ATGACCCGGCCCTTCCGCCGCCACCAGGAGATGGTCAGCAACATCGTCCGCGCTATCGCCGGGCGCCAGACGGATGTGCGCGACATCCTCGCGGCGGTCACGCCGGGCGGCGGGAAGAGCCTGCTGCCGGTCATCGCCGCAGCCCGCTTGATCGAGGCGGGCGTCGCCGATCGGGTCTGCTGGATCGTCCCCCGCGACAGCCTGAGGCTTCAGGCTGAAGAAGCCTTCATCGACCCGGTATGGCGTACGGCCCTAGGACACAGCCTGACCGTGCGGGCAGCCGAGAATGCTCCCGATCCCTGCCGCGGCTTACAGGGTTATGTCACCACATACCAGGCGGTCGCGGCGGCGCCCGAGCTTCACCTGGCCGAGTTCCAGCGCCACAAGTACCTGCTGGCGATTGATGAGCTCCACCATCTGCCGGCCCTTTCGGACCTCGACAACCTGATCAATGCCGCCGACGAAACGGCTTGGAGCCACAGCATCCTGCCGCTGCTGGAGCTGTCGGCGGTACGCCTCCTAATGTCCGGCACCTTGCAGAGGACGGACGGCAAGGCGATCCTGTGGTTGCCGTACAAGCAACCACAGGGGGCACGACGGACGCGGGAGATCGATTTCAACGCCGAAAGCTGGGCGATCGTCGGATACAGCCGCCGGCAGGCCCTGGCCGAACGCGCCGTCCTGCCCGTTACCTTCGGGGCCCTCGACGGCGATGCGGAATGGCGCGACCCGCTATCCCAGCAGCGCACCGTCGACTCCCTGTCGCAATCGGGGGAACTTGCCCATGACGCGCTTTTCACGGTGCTTCGGACGGAGTTCGCCGACTCCCTGTTGCGGGTCGCCTACCGGGCCTGCCGCGACCATCGCGCCGCGCGCCGAAAGGCCATGGGCGCCGGCCCCGGGGACGACGCCCGGGGGCTTGGCAAGCTGCTGGTCGTAGCCCCCGACCAGGCGACCGCCTGGCGCTATGTGGAAAGCCTCCGGTCCCGCTTCCCGATGGATCTGCGGGAGATCATGGTGCGGGCCGCCATGAGCGACGTAGCGGATTCCCAGGAAGCCATCGCGGAGTTCCGCATGCGCCCTTTTCCGGCCATTCTGGTCACGGTCTCGATGGCGTACGAGGGAATGGACTGCCCGGAGATCACGCATATCGCCTGCCTGACACACATCCGTTCGCGGCCCTGGCTGGAACAGATGATCGCCCGCGCGACGCGGGTCGATCCCCATGCAGGCGACTATGATGGCCAGTCGGCCCTGGTCTATCACCCAGACGACCCGATGTTCCGCAGTTTCCGCCACCAGATCGAGACGGAACAGGGCACCAAGGCCCGGGTACCCAAGCGCCGGGCCCAGCACGCGCTGCCGCTCGACGGCATCGACCGCGAGCGGGTGCCGGCGATCACGCCGCTGCACTCCAACGCCACGGCGCTGCGGTTCGACACGGTGGCGCCCGGCCCCGATTTCGGCTCGCCCGCCCCCCCGACGCCGGCGGACGGCCTCCAGGTCCAGCCCGGTCTGCCGCTGATCGAGCCGCCGTCGATCGCCGAGCACCGGCTGCGCCAGCGCATCGGGCAGATGGTCGCCGCCCAGGTGATCGAGGACGAGGACGCTCACCTGATCCGCCGCAATTCCGGCTACCATGCCTACAACGCGATCCTGAAGCGGGTACTGGGCAAGAGCCGTGCGGAAATGACGCTGGCCGAACTGGAGGCTGCGGTGGGCTGGCTGGAACGCAACCGGCTGAGCGACCATTCCGCCCTGATCGACAACGATCCACAGTACCGCTGGTCCTCCTCGAAGCGCGGCGGCACGATCCGCCTCGGCCCCCACAAGTTCTGA
- a CDS encoding ATP-binding protein, with the protein MTSALLSSNPPGQAFLTLAHDSYLVVLACLICLFSCYTSLTLLAQARGSGSPESGARPVLRRQDPRRPQQWAWCAAAASVAGCGAWATHFVAMLAWLPGVQVGYDLKLTTLSIIVAIIGMGLSFAVALSGREGGLRGGALAGAAIAAMHFIGMAAVHSPARLAHGSLEAAVSVALSIGLGMAAFRMVGRPGAARRCAGTLTLTAAICALHFTAMLGVTVEPYPSTAVPGNVIAPRSLAIAVAAVSMTIITFGLAGSILDQHLASRAEREARRLRRYVAELEATQRELRSTAHDLTRALEAAAAASQAKSLFLATMSHELRTPLNAVIGFAELMANESYGPLGDARYRDYSGIIRDSGSHLLNLINDVLDISKLDANRLELLDDTVDVRHLLADAVHMISGQVEKAELTLSCRPPPHGVRLKADARRIRQVLLNLLSNAVKFTPSGGSISVTAEPSGDGFEITVCDTGIGIASEDIPTAFERFGQVDNRFCRRYEGTGLGLPLAKRLMELHGGTLDLASVVGSGTRVSCRFPAERIVMLADAGS; encoded by the coding sequence ATGACTTCAGCACTCTTGTCGAGCAATCCTCCGGGCCAAGCTTTCCTGACACTGGCCCATGATTCCTATCTCGTCGTCCTGGCCTGCCTGATCTGCCTCTTCTCCTGCTACACCTCCCTCACCCTGCTTGCCCAAGCGCGCGGCTCCGGATCCCCGGAATCAGGCGCTCGCCCCGTTCTCCGGCGGCAGGATCCCCGGCGACCGCAGCAATGGGCCTGGTGCGCCGCCGCGGCCTCGGTGGCCGGGTGCGGCGCATGGGCCACGCATTTCGTCGCCATGCTGGCCTGGCTGCCCGGCGTTCAGGTCGGGTACGACCTGAAACTGACGACGCTGTCGATCATCGTCGCGATCATCGGGATGGGGCTGAGCTTCGCCGTGGCGCTTTCCGGTCGTGAAGGCGGCCTGCGGGGCGGAGCCCTCGCGGGCGCCGCCATCGCCGCGATGCATTTCATCGGCATGGCTGCGGTTCATTCGCCGGCCCGGCTCGCCCACGGCTCCCTTGAAGCCGCCGTCTCGGTGGCGCTGAGCATCGGTCTCGGCATGGCGGCGTTCCGCATGGTCGGCCGTCCTGGAGCCGCGCGGCGGTGCGCGGGCACATTGACCCTCACCGCCGCGATCTGCGCCCTCCATTTCACCGCGATGCTCGGCGTCACGGTCGAGCCCTATCCTTCCACGGCGGTGCCGGGCAACGTGATCGCGCCGCGGTCCCTGGCAATCGCGGTGGCAGCCGTCAGCATGACCATCATCACCTTCGGCCTCGCCGGCTCGATCCTTGACCAGCACCTGGCGTCGCGGGCAGAGCGGGAGGCCAGGCGCCTGCGCCGCTACGTCGCCGAACTGGAGGCGACCCAGCGGGAGCTGCGGTCTACAGCCCACGACCTTACCCGGGCGCTCGAGGCCGCGGCCGCGGCCAGCCAGGCGAAGTCGCTGTTCCTCGCCACCATGAGCCACGAGCTGCGCACGCCGCTGAACGCGGTGATCGGTTTCGCCGAACTGATGGCAAACGAGTCCTACGGGCCGCTCGGCGACGCGCGGTACCGGGATTATTCCGGCATCATCCGGGACAGCGGTTCCCACCTGCTGAACCTGATCAACGATGTGCTCGACATCTCGAAGCTCGATGCCAACCGGCTCGAACTGCTGGACGACACGGTCGACGTCCGGCACTTGCTGGCCGATGCCGTCCATATGATCAGCGGGCAGGTGGAGAAGGCGGAGCTGACGCTGTCCTGCCGGCCGCCGCCCCACGGCGTCCGGCTCAAGGCGGACGCCCGGCGGATCCGCCAGGTTCTGCTGAACCTGTTGTCGAACGCCGTCAAGTTCACGCCGTCCGGCGGTTCCATCAGCGTGACCGCGGAGCCGAGCGGCGACGGTTTCGAGATCACGGTCTGCGATACGGGGATCGGCATCGCGTCGGAGGATATCCCCACCGCCTTCGAACGGTTCGGCCAGGTCGACAACCGGTTCTGTCGCCGGTACGAGGGGACGGGTCTCGGGCTGCCGCTGGCGAAGCGCCTGATGGAACTCCACGGCGGGACATTGGACCTGGCAAGTGTGGTCGGATCGGGCACCCGGGTGTCCTGCCGCTTCCCGGCGGAGCGGATCGTGATGCTGGCCGACGCCGGCTCCTGA
- the serA gene encoding phosphoglycerate dehydrogenase — translation MSRLSFPKEKISILLLEGIHENAVVDLAEHGYTNVIRLPKALDEADLIERLSGVHMVGIRSRSQLTETVLRQADKLMAIGCFCIGTNQVDLNTARRLGIPVFNAPHSNTRSVAELVMGEIIMLMRGIWDKSRIVHQGGWVKSAKDSYEIRGKVLGIVGYGHIGTQLSVIAEALGMRVRFFDTQKKLALGNAQQCRTLDELLTLSDVVSLHVPDTPQTRDMIGPEQLRAMKNGAYLINAARGSIIDIDALAAALKSGHLRGAAIDVFPVEPASDADEFASPLRDLPNVILTPHIGGSTMEAQANIGNEVARKLIEYSDNGSTMGAVNFPEVQLPVRESGVRFLHIHANVPGVLRKLNEVFASRGLNMAAQYLQTDPSIGYVVFDVDGEVDDQEILADMRAIDGTLRSRVLYDRRR, via the coding sequence ATGTCCAGACTGTCGTTCCCCAAGGAAAAGATCTCGATCCTGCTGCTGGAAGGGATCCACGAGAATGCCGTCGTCGATCTGGCGGAGCACGGCTACACCAATGTGATCCGGCTCCCCAAGGCGCTGGACGAGGCCGACCTGATCGAACGCCTGTCCGGCGTCCACATGGTCGGGATCCGGTCGCGCTCGCAGCTGACCGAGACCGTGCTGCGCCAGGCCGACAAGCTGATGGCGATCGGATGCTTCTGCATCGGCACCAACCAAGTGGACCTCAACACCGCGCGGCGGCTCGGCATACCGGTCTTCAACGCCCCGCACAGCAACACGCGCAGCGTCGCCGAACTGGTGATGGGCGAGATCATCATGCTGATGCGCGGAATCTGGGACAAGTCGCGGATCGTCCACCAGGGCGGCTGGGTCAAGTCGGCCAAGGACAGCTACGAGATCCGCGGCAAGGTCCTGGGCATCGTCGGCTACGGCCACATCGGGACGCAGCTCTCGGTCATCGCAGAGGCGCTCGGCATGCGGGTCCGCTTCTTCGATACCCAGAAGAAGCTGGCCCTGGGCAATGCTCAGCAATGCCGCACCCTGGATGAGCTGCTGACCCTCTCGGACGTGGTCAGCCTGCACGTTCCCGACACCCCGCAGACCCGCGATATGATCGGGCCGGAACAGCTCCGCGCCATGAAGAACGGTGCCTACCTGATCAACGCGGCGCGCGGCAGCATCATCGACATCGACGCGCTGGCCGCCGCGCTGAAGTCCGGCCACCTGCGCGGCGCCGCCATCGACGTCTTCCCGGTCGAGCCGGCGAGCGACGCCGATGAGTTCGCAAGCCCGCTCCGCGACCTGCCCAACGTGATCCTGACGCCGCACATCGGCGGATCGACGATGGAGGCGCAAGCCAATATCGGGAACGAGGTGGCGCGCAAGCTGATCGAGTATTCGGACAACGGCTCGACCATGGGTGCCGTCAACTTCCCGGAGGTCCAGCTGCCGGTCCGCGAAAGCGGCGTGCGTTTCCTGCACATCCACGCGAACGTTCCCGGCGTGCTGCGGAAGCTCAACGAGGTCTTCGCGTCCCGCGGCCTGAACATGGCGGCCCAGTATCTCCAGACCGACCCGTCCATCGGTTATGTCGTGTTCGACGTCGACGGCGAGGTGGACGACCAGGAGATCCTGGCCGACATGCGCGCCATCGACGGCACGCTGCGCAGCCGCGTGCTCTACGACCGGCGGCGCTGA
- a CDS encoding cation:proton antiporter codes for MDPYITLLTGLGLVILGIAWLPMLLRGLPLSLPIFCVLLGLGLFIAPGVSSDPDFIAQSTFIERITELVVIIALLGAGLKLDRPVGWRRWRTTWLLLAVTMPLSIAGIALIGVWTLGLSLPAAILLGAVLAPTDPVLASDIQVGPPQSGGEDEVRFSLTSEAGLNDGLAFPFTHLAIAMAAASAAGITGPGWWTVDWLLNAVLWKLTAGVAIGWAVGRFLGFLVFRLPAQARIADTREGLAALGITLVSYGVAELVHGYGFLAVFVAATTLRHTERSHDYNESLHTFSEQIEKLLMMVVLVLFGGAIAGGLLSALTWQAVLAGLAFLFVVRPVAGLIGLAGTRLPLSERAVIGFFGIRGIGSFYYLAYAVNHTELAEQHLLWAVTGFVVAVSILVHGISVTPVMNRLEVRWRRRDPRQVGTGANPDGVSVRSPMHEPEDGGGRNERVETTERLL; via the coding sequence ATGGATCCCTATATCACTCTGCTGACCGGCCTTGGTCTGGTCATCCTCGGCATCGCATGGCTGCCGATGCTGCTGCGTGGCTTGCCGCTGTCGCTGCCGATCTTCTGCGTGCTGCTCGGGCTGGGACTGTTCATCGCTCCCGGCGTCAGCTCTGATCCGGACTTCATCGCCCAGTCCACCTTCATCGAACGCATCACCGAACTGGTCGTTATCATCGCTCTGCTCGGCGCCGGGCTGAAGCTCGACAGGCCGGTCGGCTGGAGGCGGTGGCGCACGACCTGGCTGCTGCTCGCGGTCACCATGCCGCTGTCGATCGCGGGCATAGCGCTGATCGGGGTCTGGACGCTGGGGCTTTCCCTGCCGGCGGCCATCCTGCTGGGAGCGGTGCTTGCTCCGACCGATCCGGTGCTGGCATCGGATATCCAGGTCGGCCCCCCACAGTCGGGCGGCGAGGACGAGGTCCGCTTCAGCCTGACGTCCGAGGCCGGGTTGAACGACGGGCTGGCCTTTCCTTTCACCCATCTCGCGATCGCCATGGCCGCCGCTTCCGCCGCGGGCATTACCGGGCCCGGCTGGTGGACGGTGGACTGGTTGCTGAACGCCGTCCTGTGGAAGCTCACCGCCGGCGTGGCGATCGGATGGGCGGTGGGCCGTTTCCTGGGCTTCCTGGTGTTCAGGCTGCCCGCCCAGGCGCGGATCGCCGATACGCGGGAAGGGCTGGCGGCACTCGGGATCACGCTGGTGTCCTATGGTGTGGCCGAGCTGGTCCACGGTTACGGCTTCCTGGCCGTCTTCGTCGCCGCCACCACGCTCCGGCACACCGAACGGTCACATGATTACAATGAATCGCTGCACACCTTCTCCGAACAGATCGAGAAGCTGCTGATGATGGTCGTTCTGGTCCTGTTCGGCGGGGCGATCGCTGGGGGACTGCTGAGTGCCCTGACGTGGCAGGCCGTGCTTGCGGGGCTGGCGTTCCTGTTCGTGGTCCGCCCGGTGGCCGGCCTGATAGGCCTTGCCGGAACCCGCCTGCCCCTGTCGGAGCGCGCCGTCATCGGGTTCTTCGGCATCCGGGGCATCGGGTCGTTCTATTATCTGGCCTATGCGGTCAACCATACCGAACTGGCCGAACAGCATCTGCTGTGGGCGGTGACCGGGTTCGTCGTCGCCGTGTCCATCCTGGTCCACGGCATTTCCGTGACTCCGGTGATGAACCGCCTGGAAGTCCGCTGGCGCAGGCGCGACCCCCGCCAGGTCGGCACCGGCGCCAACCCCGATGGCGTGTCGGTGCGGAGCCCGATGCATGAACCCGAGGACGGCGGCGGGAGGAATGAACGGGTGGAGACGACGGAGCGGCTGCTCTAG